GTAGGGGGCCTGCGGGCTTTATTGTCAGACCCCCTTGAGATGCTTTGGGTATGGATAGAACAGCAGCGGGGGATGCGTTGGAGGCCTTTGAGGCTTCCATTGCCTTGCTGCTTTCCCATGTGCGGCGCGGATTAGGCAGCTCGATCTCCACAGTTCCTGACCCTCTTCGCGAGCAGTCAGATGCATGCTTGGACGGGCTGGCCGAATCGGCCCGGGTGGAAGCCATGCTGGCCGCCCTTAAAGTGCACCTCAGTACGGGATACGCGGATAAGGCCGCGGCCATTGCGCCGCCGCCGGCAACGCCTCAGGAGCACACCGCCCAGCAAATGGCCGTGGTTGCCGAGGTTGCGTGTGTCCTGACCGTGAGCGAACAAGCCGCCAGTGCCCTCCTTGCCGACTCCCACGCTCTGACCAGTTCCCTGCCGTTGACGCTGGTCGCATTGCAGGAGGGGTCGATTTCGTGGCAGCACGCCCGGGTGATGGTCGATGAAACCACTGGCCTTGACCCGGCCGGCGCGGCAGCCTTGGAGGCACACTTCCTGGCACCTGACCTGCTGAACGTGGAGGCGGAGGCACCCGGCGCTGGGCGGAGCTGTCCGGCCGGGGAGCTGGTCCCGTCCCGGTTCCGGGCCAAAGCCCGCACCTGGCGTGAGCGCCACCACGCCGAAAGCATCCAAAAGCGCCACGCCAAGAGCATTCTGGACCGGCGGGTCGAGTACGCCCCGGACCGGGACGGCATGGCCTGGCTCTCCGCCTATCTGCCCGCCGACACCGCATCCGGGATCTGGGACCGGACCACCACCGCCGCCCGCGCCCTGCAAGGGCCGGAGGAGGACAGGACGCTGACGCAGCTGCGCGCCGACACCGTAGCGGCCTGGCTCCTCGAAGGCACCACCGGCACCGGCAACACGGCCACAATTACGGGCACCGGCACCACGACAGCCGCCACCGGAGCTATGGACGCCGGCACTACTATCTCCGGCGGGGTGCCATCACCCAAAGCCCAGGTCCTGGTCACTGTCCCGGTGTTCGCCCTCATGGGTCTGACTGAAGAGCCCGCCATCCTGGACGGCTACGGCCCGATCCCTGCCTCAATGGCCCGCAGGCTCGTTGCCGACGGCGCCGACTCCTTCCACCGGGTCCTGACCGACCCCCGCGACGGCGCACCCCTGGAAATCGGCCGCACCAGCTACCGCATCCCCACAGCCATGCGGCAATGGCTAAGGCTTCGGGACGGCAAATGCCCCTTCCCCGGCTGCAACAACCACTCCCTGGACAACGAAGCAGACCACCTCCTCGCCTGGACCCACGGCGGAACCACCGGCATCACCAACCTCGGCCAACCCTGCCGCAAACACCACAAACTCCGACACACCACCGCGTGGAAACCAACCCAAGCCACCAAGAACAAACCACCAGGCTGGACCTCACCCACCGGACGCCACTACCAAAGCGAACAACAAAACTGGGAACCACCCCACTGGCCCAACAACGCTATGGATGAAATCCAACATGAAGAACACGGATGGGAACCACCCGGCTGGCCGCGGGAAATCTACAACCTTGAAACCGAGCCGCCCGAATACCCTGGGCTGCCCGAAAATCCAGAGCTAACCGAAGATTCCGAATACCAGGAGCCGCCTGAATATCCAGAGCTTCCCGAGGATTTCTACCCGCGTGAATATCCAGAGCTACCCGAAGATTCGGGATACCCCGAGCCGCCTGAAGGTCCAGAGCTTCCCGAGGAATTCTACGTACCTGAAGGTCCCGAGCTACCAGAGGATTCCATCCCGGAATGGGCGGATTTTTTGCTGGCGTAGATCCATGACGCCCGTCCTGGATTGCCGTGCAGTAAGCCCCCTTCGAACTCAGTAGACCCTCTTGGATCTCGGTCTTGAACTACGCGTCCTGCCAGCCGCGGCCTTCAACAAAGGTGGCCACGAGGGTTCCGACGCCTTCCCGAAGCGAATTCGACGGATCAAAGTACAAGGCAGCTTCCGAGGCACGGCTGTGAGTGATCAGCTGCTCTGCTTCCAACTTTGCTTCCGGCACAGTTGCGCCAACTATGCCTGTTCTGGCCGGCAGCTCGGATGTGTGGACCATCTCGGCGTCGGTCTCCGACAACGGGATGGTGGTGCCGGTGTTGATCTCGTCGTGCGGGAACTCAAACTCTGCATCGTCGGAGGCGGCTGGAATGGTGTACTCCAAGAAGTAAGTCATGGTCCCAGCCTTGCAGAAACTGACCAGCCTAGAAAGTTCCCTCAGCCTTCAAGCATCCCTGCCATGCTTGTGGGACCGAAAAGCCAGCTCCAAAAAACTTAGCGGCGATGAAGGATCTACTTCCCGAGGCCGGCCTTGCGGAGGGCCTCAGCCATGGCTGTGTTCAGCGGTGCGGCTTGAGGCGCCGGGGACCTGTCGCCTGAAGGTTTTGCGGCCGAGCCCCTGCCACGGCCAGCATTCTGCGTTCCCGACGACTTCCTGCGGTCTCCCCGTGTGGCGGAGCCGTTGTCGGAACCTCTGCCTCCTCGAGCAGACCCGCCAGACTCCCGACCATCAGACTCCCGACTACTGGACGACGACCCGCCGGACTCCCGTCCGCCCGGCGCCCGCCCACCGGACGGCGAGGGTTCGTCGTCGAGCCTCAGCGTCAGCGAAATCCGCTTCCGCTCCGGATCCGCCTCCAGCACCTTTACGCGCACAACCTGCCCGGACTTGACTACTTCCCGCGGGTCGGAGACAAAGCGGTTAGCCAGGGCGGAAACGTGGACAAGCCCGTCCTGATGGACACCGACGTCGACGAACGCGCCGAAAGCAGCAACGTTGGTAACGGTACCTTCGAGGATCATTCCGGGCCTGAGATCGGAGATCTTCTCGATCCCTTCTGAAAAAGTGGCGGCGGCAAACGCCGGCCGGGGATCACGTCCCGGCTTGTCCAGCTCCGCCAAGATGTCCTGCACTGTGGGCAGGCCAAAGCTTCCATCCACGAAGTCACGGGGATCCAGGGACGACGCCGGCGCGGAGCCGGCGGCCACGAGAATCTTGCGCGCCACGGCATAAGCCTCCGGGTGCACGCTTGACGCGTCAAGCGGCTCTACTCCCCCGGTGATCCGCAGGAAGCCTGCGCACTGCTCAAACGCCTTGGCCCCCAAGCGCGGAACCTTTTTCAGCTCCGCGCGCTTCGCGAAAGGGCCGTGCTCGTTCCGGTAGGCCACAATATTTTCGCTCAGCAGTGGTCCGACGCCGGCCACCCTGCTCAGCAGCGCAGGCGACGCCGTGTTCACGTCGACGCCCACCGCATTCACGCAGTCCTCCACCACGGCGTCGAGGCTGCGGTCGAGCTTGGACGCGGTGACATCATGCTGGTACTGCCCCACTCCAATGGACTTTGGATCGATCTTCACCAGCTCGGCCAGAGGAT
Above is a window of Arthrobacter pascens DNA encoding:
- a CDS encoding HNH endonuclease signature motif containing protein; amino-acid sequence: MDRTAAGDALEAFEASIALLLSHVRRGLGSSISTVPDPLREQSDACLDGLAESARVEAMLAALKVHLSTGYADKAAAIAPPPATPQEHTAQQMAVVAEVACVLTVSEQAASALLADSHALTSSLPLTLVALQEGSISWQHARVMVDETTGLDPAGAAALEAHFLAPDLLNVEAEAPGAGRSCPAGELVPSRFRAKARTWRERHHAESIQKRHAKSILDRRVEYAPDRDGMAWLSAYLPADTASGIWDRTTTAARALQGPEEDRTLTQLRADTVAAWLLEGTTGTGNTATITGTGTTTAATGAMDAGTTISGGVPSPKAQVLVTVPVFALMGLTEEPAILDGYGPIPASMARRLVADGADSFHRVLTDPRDGAPLEIGRTSYRIPTAMRQWLRLRDGKCPFPGCNNHSLDNEADHLLAWTHGGTTGITNLGQPCRKHHKLRHTTAWKPTQATKNKPPGWTSPTGRHYQSEQQNWEPPHWPNNAMDEIQHEEHGWEPPGWPREIYNLETEPPEYPGLPENPELTEDSEYQEPPEYPELPEDFYPREYPELPEDSGYPEPPEGPELPEEFYVPEGPELPEDSIPEWADFLLA